From a region of the Candidatus Neptunochlamydia vexilliferae genome:
- the tnpA gene encoding IS200/IS605 family transposase: PKVAISNLVNSLKGVSSRLIRKKGYPSVQKALWGNNFWSPSYFAGSCGGAPISIIRQYIENQQKPIE, from the coding sequence CCAAAGGTTGCTATCTCTAACTTAGTTAACTCTTTAAAAGGCGTTTCTTCCCGGCTTATTCGAAAAAAAGGATATCCTTCAGTTCAAAAGGCATTATGGGGCAATAACTTTTGGTCCCCAAGTTATTTTGCTGGTAGTTGCGGAGGAGCTCCTATCTCAATAATCAGGCAATATATCGAAAACCAGCAAAAACCAATAGAATGA